A part of Lacinutrix sp. 5H-3-7-4 genomic DNA contains:
- a CDS encoding acyl-CoA dehydrogenase family protein, with product MDNRYFTEEHNLFRQSLADFLQKEVVPHIEKWEKTGQIEHFIWEKFGEMGFFGIAYPEAYGGMDLDLFYTVIFLEELQKVNSGGFAAAMWAHAYLAMTHVNAEGSEEIKQKYLTKSITGEYIGAMAVTEPFGGSDVAGMRTTAVKKGDTYVLNGSKTFITNGVYSDYIVVAAKTSPELGNKGISMFIVDRDAKGVSATKLDKLGWRASDTGEIAFDNVTIPASHLMGEEGKGFPYIMQHFAFERLIMGINAHARAEFALEYAVKYMGERQAFGKSIDKFQALRHTMADCFADMEVCKEFNYTVAARLDKNEYVVKEATISKLRSTKMADEVIYQCLQMLGGYGYMEEYPMARLLRDSRLGPIGGGTSEILREIIAKMVIDKKEYKPAVKH from the coding sequence ATGGATAACAGATACTTCACAGAAGAGCATAATTTATTTAGACAAAGTTTAGCAGATTTCCTTCAAAAGGAAGTTGTTCCTCATATCGAAAAATGGGAAAAAACAGGACAAATAGAACATTTTATTTGGGAGAAATTTGGAGAAATGGGATTCTTTGGTATTGCATACCCAGAAGCCTATGGAGGGATGGATTTAGATTTATTTTATACGGTTATATTTTTAGAAGAATTACAAAAAGTTAATTCTGGAGGATTTGCAGCAGCAATGTGGGCGCACGCTTACCTTGCTATGACTCATGTTAACGCAGAAGGCAGTGAAGAAATAAAACAAAAATATCTAACTAAAAGTATTACAGGAGAATACATTGGTGCCATGGCAGTAACGGAGCCTTTTGGAGGTAGTGATGTAGCAGGAATGCGAACTACAGCAGTTAAAAAAGGTGATACTTATGTTTTAAATGGCTCAAAAACATTTATTACAAATGGCGTGTATAGCGATTATATAGTTGTAGCAGCCAAAACAAGTCCAGAGCTTGGTAATAAAGGAATAAGCATGTTTATTGTAGATAGAGATGCAAAAGGCGTAAGTGCAACCAAGCTAGATAAATTAGGTTGGAGAGCAAGTGATACAGGAGAAATAGCATTCGATAATGTTACCATTCCAGCAAGTCACTTAATGGGAGAAGAAGGAAAAGGTTTTCCATACATTATGCAACACTTTGCATTCGAGCGTTTAATTATGGGAATCAATGCACATGCAAGAGCAGAATTTGCTTTAGAATATGCAGTAAAATATATGGGAGAACGTCAAGCGTTTGGTAAATCTATAGACAAGTTTCAAGCATTACGTCATACAATGGCAGATTGTTTTGCAGATATGGAAGTATGTAAAGAATTTAACTACACTGTAGCAGCGCGATTAGATAAAAATGAATACGTTGTAAAAGAAGCAACCATATCAAAACTGCGCTCAACTAAAATGGCAGACGAGGTAATTTATCAATGCCTTCAAATGCTTGGAGGTTATGGTTATATGGAAGAGTATCCAATGGCACGTTTATTGCGTGATAGTAGGTTAGGACCTATAGGAGGAGGAACTAGTGAAATTCTTAGAGAAATTATCGCTAAAATGGTAATTGATAAAAAAGAATATAAGCCAGCAGTTAAGCACTAA
- a CDS encoding sodium:alanine symporter family protein, producing MKKYLLSIFTLIIPILTFAQDSTADQIDATFKKYTGWFVEGIFSEIPFTDTIKIPWVLIVLIGGALFFTIYFKFINFTGFRTAIKVVQGKYEDIEKHGVDSLYGDQTPGGDIIETMKKEGADGEVSHFQALTAALSATVGLGNIAGVAVALSIGGPGATFWMIVAGLLGMASKFAECTLGVKYRDVGEDGTVYGGPMYYLTKGLKEKGAGGIGKVLAVLFAIFVVGGSFGGGNMFQANQAAAQFTKLFNLTGENAGMYFGIVMAVLVAIVIIGGIKRIASVTEKVVPFMAGIYVLAALIILFANFTLIDDAFAAIFSGAFTPLAGLGGVIGVMIQGVRRGAFSNEAGVGSAAIAHSAVRTKYPASEGIVALLEPFVDTVVICTMTALVIVITNFDGGFIEYGVEIKEGVEITATAFDSVIPHFSIVLTIAVILFAFSTMISWSYYGMQGWVFLFGKGKITDLVYKVLFLFFVIVGASISLGAVIDFSDAMIFAMVVPNIIGVVMLSPIIKKELTKYMNAINKKEEAIEDGATDLREEM from the coding sequence ATGAAGAAGTATCTTCTTTCAATTTTTACACTAATAATACCAATTCTAACTTTCGCACAAGACAGCACAGCAGACCAAATTGATGCGACATTTAAAAAATATACAGGCTGGTTTGTTGAAGGCATATTCTCAGAAATTCCATTTACAGACACAATAAAAATTCCTTGGGTATTAATAGTATTAATTGGAGGAGCTTTATTTTTTACTATTTATTTTAAGTTTATCAACTTTACTGGTTTTAGAACCGCAATAAAAGTAGTTCAAGGTAAATATGAAGATATCGAAAAACATGGTGTAGATTCACTTTATGGAGATCAAACTCCTGGAGGAGACATTATCGAAACTATGAAAAAAGAAGGTGCAGACGGTGAGGTTTCTCACTTCCAAGCACTTACAGCAGCCCTATCTGCAACAGTTGGATTAGGTAATATTGCAGGTGTCGCAGTAGCACTATCAATTGGTGGTCCAGGAGCAACATTCTGGATGATTGTTGCAGGATTGTTAGGTATGGCTTCTAAGTTTGCAGAATGTACTTTAGGTGTAAAATATAGAGATGTAGGAGAAGATGGTACCGTTTATGGAGGACCAATGTATTACTTAACTAAAGGATTAAAAGAAAAAGGTGCAGGAGGAATTGGTAAGGTTTTAGCTGTACTTTTTGCAATATTTGTAGTTGGAGGATCATTTGGTGGTGGTAACATGTTTCAAGCAAACCAAGCAGCAGCACAGTTTACAAAGTTATTTAATTTAACAGGAGAAAATGCTGGTATGTACTTTGGTATTGTTATGGCCGTTTTAGTAGCGATTGTAATTATTGGAGGAATAAAACGTATTGCATCTGTAACAGAAAAAGTAGTACCTTTTATGGCTGGAATATATGTATTAGCTGCTTTAATAATATTATTCGCTAATTTCACTTTAATAGATGATGCTTTCGCAGCAATTTTTAGTGGAGCATTTACACCGTTAGCCGGTTTAGGTGGTGTAATTGGAGTTATGATACAAGGTGTGCGTCGTGGTGCATTCTCTAACGAAGCAGGAGTTGGTTCTGCAGCAATTGCTCACTCTGCAGTACGTACTAAATATCCAGCAAGTGAAGGTATTGTAGCATTATTAGAACCATTTGTAGATACTGTAGTTATTTGTACAATGACCGCTTTAGTAATTGTAATTACTAATTTTGATGGTGGATTTATAGAATACGGAGTAGAAATTAAAGAAGGTGTTGAAATTACAGCTACTGCTTTTGATAGTGTAATACCTCATTTCTCAATTGTATTAACTATTGCAGTTATATTATTTGCTTTTAGTACTATGATATCTTGGTCTTACTACGGTATGCAAGGTTGGGTATTCTTATTTGGAAAAGGAAAAATAACAGACTTAGTTTATAAGGTGTTATTCTTATTTTTTGTAATTGTAGGAGCTTCAATTAGTTTAGGAGCAGTAATAGATTTCTCTGATGCTATGATTTTTGCAATGGTAGTTCCTAATATTATTGGTGTAGTTATGCTTTCTCCAATAATTAAAAAAGAACTTACAAAATATATGAATGCTATAAATAAAAAAGAAGAAGCGATAGAAGATGGCGCAACAGATTTAAGAGAAGAAATGTAA
- a CDS encoding PspC domain-containing protein — protein MQLFHKPLLYFQKRGYYVCQRIADKLGIRAKIVRTSFMYLTFVTVGFGFALYLFLAFWIRIKDIVYTKRTSVFDL, from the coding sequence ATGCAATTATTTCACAAGCCATTATTATATTTTCAAAAAAGAGGCTATTATGTTTGTCAGCGAATAGCCGATAAATTAGGTATTCGCGCAAAAATTGTTAGAACCTCTTTTATGTATCTAACCTTTGTAACGGTAGGTTTTGGTTTTGCTTTATATTTATTTCTGGCATTTTGGATACGTATAAAAGATATTGTTTATACAAAGCGAACTTCGGTTTTTGACTTATAA
- a CDS encoding TrkA family potassium uptake protein encodes MLNPILSFFRKKIYVALTLLLLVLIIGVLGYKLISGYTWVDSIYMTVITITTVGFGEVQPLDETSKLFTVFLILTSVIIVGYALSIITEYILSRNNLEDLKRKKMQKKIDSLQNHTIICGYGRNGKQAAKKLMSYKKPFVIIEKDKEIIEKFESEMIPMVHGNANEDDILMLAGLDRASTLISALPSDADNLFVVLSARQLNKNACIISRASQETSYQKLKLAGANNVILPDIIGGDHMASLVVVPDLIEFIDNLAVGGNEDVNIEEIDVDRLYNTSSKVQTIKDLDLRNKTGCTVIGYKNCDGEYVVNPEAEIKLVPNSKVIVLGRPEQIQKMNSIYELD; translated from the coding sequence ATGCTAAATCCCATACTATCATTTTTTAGAAAGAAAATTTATGTTGCACTAACATTACTACTTTTAGTGTTAATAATTGGCGTATTAGGATATAAACTAATTTCTGGATATACCTGGGTAGATTCAATATACATGACGGTAATAACTATTACTACCGTAGGATTTGGAGAAGTACAGCCCTTAGATGAAACATCAAAACTCTTTACGGTTTTTCTTATCTTAACCAGTGTAATAATTGTTGGTTACGCATTATCAATTATTACAGAATATATTTTAAGCAGAAATAACCTAGAAGACTTAAAACGAAAAAAAATGCAAAAAAAAATAGATAGCTTGCAAAACCACACAATAATTTGTGGGTATGGAAGAAACGGAAAACAAGCTGCAAAAAAATTAATGTCTTATAAAAAACCTTTTGTAATCATTGAAAAGGATAAAGAAATAATAGAAAAGTTTGAAAGTGAAATGATACCAATGGTTCATGGCAATGCAAATGAAGATGATATTTTAATGCTTGCAGGTTTAGATAGAGCAAGCACATTAATTTCTGCTTTGCCAAGTGATGCAGATAATTTATTTGTAGTACTATCTGCAAGACAATTAAATAAAAATGCTTGTATAATTAGTCGCGCATCTCAAGAAACATCTTATCAAAAGCTAAAATTAGCAGGAGCAAACAATGTTATTTTACCAGATATTATTGGTGGTGATCACATGGCGTCTTTAGTTGTTGTACCAGATTTAATTGAGTTTATAGATAATTTGGCAGTTGGCGGAAATGAAGATGTAAACATAGAAGAGATCGATGTAGACAGATTGTATAATACATCTAGTAAAGTGCAAACAATCAAAGATTTAGACTTGAGAAATAAAACGGGTTGCACCGTAATAGGTTATAAAAATTGCGATGGTGAGTATGTTGTAAATCCAGAAGCAGAAATAAAACTTGTGCCTAATTCTAAAGTAATTGTACTTGGTAGACCAGAGCAAATTCAGAAAATGAATTCTATTTACGAATTAGATTAA
- a CDS encoding helix-hairpin-helix domain-containing protein, with protein sequence MTFKSHFKFSKQQRNGIFLLLLLIIVLQCVYAFVDFNSKEIAVNSKKLEVFQAEIDSLKLVEIENRKPKIYPFNPNFITDYKGYTLGMSNKEIDRLLKFRAKNQWINSARQFQQVTKISDTLFNKISPYFKFPDWVTNPKAKKQYTKSFNTNKPKTEEEKIDINKATSAQLQKVYGIGEYYANTIIKYRSRQNGFISMVELNEVYGLKPETIDEIKKSFTLKTPKAINKVNINTATKAQLVTVRFIDYEIAHNIIEYRTLHEGIRSLDDLIKVKDFPIKKIEIIKLYLQLN encoded by the coding sequence ATGACATTTAAATCCCATTTCAAGTTTTCAAAACAACAACGAAATGGGATTTTTTTATTGTTACTTTTAATTATTGTGCTTCAATGTGTTTATGCTTTTGTAGATTTTAATTCAAAAGAAATAGCTGTTAATTCTAAAAAGTTAGAAGTGTTTCAGGCAGAAATTGATTCTTTAAAATTAGTAGAGATTGAAAATAGAAAGCCAAAAATTTATCCGTTCAATCCTAATTTTATTACCGACTATAAAGGCTATACTTTAGGAATGTCTAACAAAGAAATTGATAGATTACTAAAATTTAGAGCTAAAAATCAATGGATAAACTCAGCGAGACAATTTCAGCAGGTAACTAAAATTTCAGATACTCTCTTTAATAAAATATCACCATACTTTAAATTTCCAGATTGGGTAACAAACCCTAAAGCTAAAAAACAATACACAAAGTCTTTCAATACTAATAAACCAAAAACCGAAGAAGAGAAAATAGATATAAATAAAGCAACTTCTGCTCAACTTCAAAAAGTATATGGCATAGGAGAGTATTATGCAAATACTATTATAAAATACCGTTCTAGACAAAATGGCTTTATTTCTATGGTAGAATTAAATGAAGTATATGGCTTAAAACCAGAAACAATTGATGAAATTAAAAAGTCTTTTACACTAAAAACACCAAAAGCAATAAATAAAGTTAATATCAATACAGCTACAAAAGCACAATTAGTAACGGTTAGATTTATAGATTACGAAATTGCCCATAATATTATAGAGTACAGAACACTACATGAAGGTATACGTTCTCTTGACGATTTAATAAAAGTTAAAGACTTTCCTATTAAAAAAATAGAGATAATTAAGTTATATTTACAACTTAATTAG